A single window of Sporosarcina sp. FSL W7-1349 DNA harbors:
- the lon gene encoding endopeptidase La yields MPIQLKKNIPLLPLRGLLVYPTMVLHIDVGRERSVFAIEHAIAQDNLIFLATQKDMSDENPEPEDLYKVGTLAFVKSMTHLPNGTYRVLIEGIERGEWSNYEEADLYPVVEVESSPDSEEVTAETEALMRTLLSHFKKFTKISKKISNDTFESVASIKEPGRFADMVASHLPLKMVAKQEVLELRDVHDRLEWLIKRLYNEQEVLILERRINERVKEAMERTQKEFYLREQMKAIQTELGDKDGKGLEVAELSERIEAANMPEGVKETALRELDRYEKIPAAAAESGIIRNYIDWLVTLPWSVASKDQLDIKRSEEILNRDHEGLESVKERVLEYLAVRQLTNSLRGPILCLDGPPGVGKTSLARSIAESLGRKFVRISLGGVRDESEIRGHRRTYVGAMPGRIIQGMKKAGTINPVFLLDEIDKMSNDFRGDPSSAMLEVLDPEQNSTFSDHYIEEPYSLSNVLFVATSNDLSAIPGPLRDRMEVISIAGYTEIEKKSIAMNHLIPKQLKEHGLTKSQVRFNDEAILDIIRYYTREAGVRGLEREIAGICRKAAKQIVTGEKKSITVSPRTLETLIGKKRFRYGQAERVNQIGAATGLAYTQVGGDTLQIEVSLSSGKGKLILTGKLGDVMKESAQTALSYVRSKSEEFGIDSDFSETCDIHIHVPEGAIPKDGPSAGVTIATALVSALTKRPVKREVGMTGEITLRGRVLPIGGVKEKTLSAHRAGLTTIILPSENERDIEDIPESVRNELTFKLVSDAEEVLEIALEAKR; encoded by the coding sequence ATGCCAATTCAACTGAAGAAAAACATCCCTTTATTGCCTCTTCGTGGTTTGCTTGTCTACCCAACAATGGTTTTACATATTGATGTAGGCAGAGAGCGTTCCGTTTTCGCTATTGAACATGCCATCGCACAGGATAATCTGATTTTTTTAGCGACGCAGAAGGACATGAGCGATGAAAATCCGGAGCCCGAAGATTTATACAAAGTGGGAACGTTGGCTTTCGTCAAATCGATGACCCATTTGCCGAACGGAACATATCGCGTATTGATCGAAGGAATTGAACGGGGCGAATGGTCGAATTATGAGGAGGCGGACCTTTATCCTGTCGTGGAAGTGGAAAGCTCTCCCGATAGCGAAGAAGTGACCGCGGAAACCGAAGCCTTGATGCGCACTTTATTATCCCATTTCAAGAAATTCACGAAGATCTCCAAAAAAATCAGCAATGACACCTTCGAATCCGTGGCATCAATTAAAGAGCCCGGTCGATTCGCGGATATGGTCGCGTCCCATTTGCCGCTCAAAATGGTGGCTAAGCAAGAAGTGCTGGAATTGCGGGACGTTCATGATCGGCTCGAATGGCTCATCAAACGTCTATACAATGAACAGGAAGTCCTCATTCTGGAACGCCGGATCAACGAACGCGTAAAAGAAGCGATGGAGAGGACACAAAAAGAATTTTATTTACGGGAACAAATGAAAGCGATCCAGACCGAGCTCGGCGACAAAGACGGGAAAGGCTTGGAAGTGGCCGAGCTGAGCGAGCGGATCGAAGCGGCCAATATGCCGGAAGGTGTGAAAGAGACCGCTCTTCGTGAACTGGACCGCTATGAGAAAATACCTGCTGCCGCTGCGGAAAGCGGGATCATCCGAAATTATATTGATTGGCTCGTCACCCTGCCATGGTCGGTCGCTTCAAAAGACCAACTAGATATCAAACGGTCGGAGGAAATCTTGAACCGGGATCATGAGGGGCTGGAATCCGTCAAGGAACGGGTGCTTGAATATTTGGCGGTCCGTCAATTGACAAATTCCTTACGCGGTCCGATTCTTTGCCTTGATGGACCTCCAGGAGTCGGGAAGACGTCATTGGCCCGTTCCATAGCTGAATCATTAGGTCGGAAGTTTGTCCGTATTTCATTGGGAGGCGTCCGGGACGAATCGGAGATCCGTGGCCACCGAAGAACGTACGTTGGTGCTATGCCAGGTCGGATCATTCAAGGGATGAAAAAAGCCGGCACGATTAATCCTGTCTTTTTATTGGATGAAATCGACAAGATGTCCAATGATTTCCGTGGAGATCCTTCCTCTGCGATGCTGGAAGTACTAGATCCGGAACAGAACAGCACGTTCAGCGATCATTATATCGAAGAGCCTTATAGCTTATCCAATGTGCTTTTCGTCGCGACTTCCAATGACTTGAGCGCTATCCCAGGTCCATTGCGTGACCGGATGGAGGTCATCTCCATTGCCGGATATACAGAGATCGAAAAGAAATCGATTGCGATGAATCATTTGATTCCAAAGCAATTGAAAGAGCACGGCTTGACGAAATCGCAAGTCCGCTTCAATGATGAAGCCATTCTTGATATCATCCGCTATTACACGAGGGAGGCGGGAGTGCGGGGCTTGGAGCGGGAAATCGCAGGGATTTGCCGGAAAGCTGCCAAGCAGATTGTCACCGGTGAAAAGAAAAGTATCACCGTGAGTCCGCGTACGCTGGAAACGTTGATCGGGAAGAAGAGGTTCCGATATGGGCAAGCCGAACGGGTTAACCAGATTGGTGCAGCGACAGGGCTTGCTTACACGCAGGTCGGCGGTGACACTTTACAGATTGAAGTTTCACTTTCGTCCGGAAAAGGTAAATTGATCCTAACTGGAAAATTGGGTGACGTCATGAAAGAATCTGCCCAAACGGCCCTTTCCTACGTCCGCTCCAAATCGGAGGAGTTCGGGATAGATAGTGATTTCAGTGAAACATGTGATATCCATATCCACGTACCGGAAGGAGCTATTCCGAAAGACGGACCTTCAGCCGGTGTGACGATTGCGACGGCTCTCGTTTCAGCATTGACAAAAAGACCGGTGAAACGAGAAGTTGGCATGACGGGGGAAATCACTCTCCGCGGCCGTGTCCTGCCGATCGGCGGTGTGAAGGAGAAAACGCTTAGTGCGCATCGCGCTGGCTTGACGACCATTATTTTACCAAGTGAAAATGAACGGGATATTGAAGACATCCCGGAAAGTGTGCGGAATGAATTGACTTTCAAATTGGTTTCGGATGCAGAAGAGGTTCTTGAAATTGCATTGGAGGCGAAACGATGA
- the yihA gene encoding ribosome biogenesis GTP-binding protein YihA/YsxC, giving the protein MKVNNVEMIMSAVKPEQYPIEGYPEFALAGRSNVGKSSFINKMIGRKSLARTSSKPGKTQTLNFYKIEEQLFFVDVPGYGYAKVSKSEREAWGKMIERYLTGREELKAVVQIVDLRHPPSADDCTMYDFLVHYNIPAIVVATKADKIPRGKWEKHKKIVKEKLEMRKGDPLIIFSSEKGIGIEDAWREIESRM; this is encoded by the coding sequence ATGAAAGTCAATAACGTGGAAATGATCATGAGTGCTGTAAAACCGGAGCAATATCCGATTGAAGGCTATCCGGAATTTGCGTTGGCAGGTCGATCAAATGTCGGAAAATCGTCATTCATTAATAAGATGATCGGACGTAAAAGCCTGGCCCGAACGTCTTCGAAACCGGGGAAGACCCAGACTTTGAATTTTTATAAGATAGAGGAACAGCTATTTTTCGTCGACGTTCCCGGCTATGGATATGCCAAAGTGTCCAAGTCGGAGCGGGAGGCGTGGGGCAAGATGATCGAACGCTATTTGACTGGACGCGAAGAACTGAAAGCCGTCGTGCAAATTGTTGATCTTCGGCACCCGCCTTCCGCCGATGATTGCACGATGTATGATTTTCTGGTCCATTACAATATCCCAGCTATTGTCGTGGCGACGAAGGCGGATAAAATCCCGCGTGGAAAATGGGAAAAGCATAAGAAAATCGTTAAGGAAAAGCTCGAGATGCGAAAGGGTGATCCATTGATCATCTTTTCATCGGAAAAGGGAATCGGAATAGAAGATGCCTGGAGAGAAATCGAGAGCCGCATGTGA
- the hemA gene encoding glutamyl-tRNA reductase: MHTIVVGVNHRTAPVEIRERFSFAEEELSQAMQTLQQQKSILENIIISTCNRTEIYAVVDQIHTGRYYVKRFLADWFGEPLESFSSHLVIRENDGAVEHLMRVAAGIDSMVLGETQILGQVRDSFLQGQEIGTTGTIFNELFKQAITFAKRAHTETAIGENAVSVSYAAVELGKKIFGSLDRKHIAILGAGKMGELAIKNLHGSGVGKITVVNRTLSKAEELASQFNGVAKSMQELQCTLLEADILISSTGASNFVIDYELMQFVEKLRKGKPIFLVDIAVPRDLDPRIGDLPNVFLYDIDDLQGIVEANLAERKRAAEEIGIMIEKEIHEFKDWVATLGVVPVISALRQKANRIQSETMASILNKMPELTEREKKVLSKHTKSIVNQLLKEPILQVKELATDKKAAEKLELFQQIFGIDEDVEKEKELLARQAKERLRVRAEKNAAAQPVF; encoded by the coding sequence ATGCATACAATCGTAGTCGGTGTCAATCACCGGACAGCACCCGTGGAAATCAGGGAAAGATTTTCGTTTGCGGAAGAGGAATTGTCCCAAGCGATGCAAACTTTACAACAGCAAAAAAGCATATTGGAAAACATCATCATTTCGACATGTAATCGTACTGAAATATATGCGGTAGTCGACCAGATCCACACAGGACGTTATTATGTAAAACGGTTCTTGGCGGATTGGTTTGGCGAGCCGTTGGAATCCTTTTCCTCCCATCTGGTCATCCGGGAGAATGACGGAGCAGTCGAGCATTTGATGAGAGTAGCGGCTGGCATTGATTCGATGGTATTGGGTGAAACGCAGATTCTTGGGCAAGTCCGCGACAGTTTCTTGCAAGGCCAGGAAATCGGAACAACCGGCACAATCTTCAATGAATTGTTCAAGCAAGCCATCACGTTTGCGAAACGGGCCCATACTGAAACGGCAATTGGCGAAAATGCGGTTTCCGTCTCCTACGCGGCAGTGGAGCTAGGTAAGAAAATCTTCGGATCATTGGATCGCAAACATATCGCCATCTTGGGAGCCGGGAAGATGGGTGAATTGGCCATTAAGAACCTGCATGGCAGCGGAGTGGGTAAAATTACGGTCGTCAACCGTACCCTTTCCAAAGCGGAAGAATTGGCAAGCCAATTCAACGGGGTGGCCAAATCGATGCAGGAGCTGCAATGCACGCTGCTGGAAGCGGATATTCTCATCAGTTCCACAGGGGCAAGCAATTTCGTTATTGATTATGAATTAATGCAATTCGTAGAGAAATTGCGGAAAGGAAAGCCGATTTTCTTAGTCGATATTGCGGTTCCCCGCGACTTGGACCCACGGATTGGCGACCTGCCGAATGTTTTCCTTTATGATATCGATGATTTGCAAGGCATCGTGGAAGCGAATCTGGCAGAACGGAAACGCGCTGCAGAGGAAATCGGCATCATGATCGAAAAAGAAATCCATGAGTTCAAAGATTGGGTCGCTACGCTTGGTGTCGTACCTGTCATTTCCGCTCTTCGTCAAAAAGCGAATCGGATCCAATCGGAAACGATGGCCAGTATTTTGAACAAGATGCCGGAATTGACGGAACGTGAAAAGAAAGTATTAAGCAAACATACAAAATCGATTGTCAATCAATTGCTGAAAGAGCCGATCCTGCAAGTGAAAGAATTGGCGACGGACAAAAAAGCAGCTGAAAAGTTGGAGTTGTTCCAACAAATTTTCGGCATTGATGAAGATGTCGAGAAAGAAAAAGAACTGCTTGCACGGCAAGCGAAAGAGCGGCTGAGGGTCAGGGCAGAAAAAAATGCTGCAGCACAACCCGTTTTCTAA